The genome window GCGTGTATTATCTGGTGAGCCCGTTTTAGGCCAACTTCAACAATTCAACTTCGATGTTGCTTTTATTGGAGGAGCTGGGCTAACAGAAGAAGGTGTCTTTTATTCAGAACTTACAGATGTCTATATGAAACAAGAGATTATCAGAAATTCTGAAAAAGTATACCTATTAGTTGATAGTACGAAAGTGAATAAAAAGACAGCATTCAAAATTGATTTTTCTGGAATTGATGCCGTAATAACAGATGAACCCTTGCCAAAAGATTTAATGCAGCACCTTATTTCTAAAGAAGTAGAAGTTATATCTTTGAAAGGATTGTGAAAATAATGACGATAATCAAAAACGTGAAAGTTTGCAAAGATAATGAATTAATAGATATGTCAGTCGTAACAGAGGGACATCTGATAAAAGAAGTTCTTCCAAAGAATAAAATTATTGCCGAAGAGTACTCAGAAGAAGCAATTTTTGATGGAAATGGAGGGTTGCTCATACCTGGAATGATTGACGTTCATATTCATGGGGCAAAAAATTATGATATGATGGATGGTTCAACAGAAAGCATTCAAGCTGTATCTATGGCTTGTGCGGAAACCGGATGTACTAGTTTTTTAGTCACGTCGGTTAGTTCTTCTTTGGAAGACTTAATTCAAATGATTAGACAAACAAAAAAAGTGATAGGAAAAGAGAAAGGTGCCAAAATTGCAGGAATTCACTTAGAAGGCCCCTACCTTAATATCGAAAAAAAGGGCATGCAAAACCCAGCCCATTTAAGACACCCTGACCTAAAAGAAATGAAAAAGATTTTCGATGAAGCAGATGGTCTTATTAAAATGGTAACCATTGCTCCAGAGTTGCCCGGAGGTATCGAACTCATTGACTTCTTGAAAAAAAGAGGCGTTGTTGTTGCAATTGCCCACTCCAATGCAACTTATGAAGAGGCGCAAGATGCCTTTGAAAAAGGCGCATCGCATATAACTCACTGCTTTAATGCTATGCCGGCAATCCATCATAGGGCACCAGGGCTTGTAGCAGCGGCTTTAGAAAATGATTCGATAAGTGTCCAAGCCATCGTAGACGGGGTCCACCTTCATCCTGGGATTGTGCGTCTCATTCATAAAATTAAAGGACCCGATAAAATGGTTCTCACAACCGATGCCCTTCAAGCTATGGGAGTTGGCGACGGCGAGTATATTTTTGGCGGTCACCAAGTAACGGTTACAGAAGGAGTGGCACGCTTACAAGACGGAACATTAGCTTCAAGTACCGTGACGATGAATAAATCTTTAAGATTAAGTAATGAATTTGGTATTAACTTGCAAGACACTATACAAATGGCAACAAGTACACCCGCAGATATTTTAGGCATGAAAAATTTGGGCCGAATTGAAAAAGGTTATAGCGCTGACTTGGTTTTACTTGATAAAAAATTCGAGGTTCTAAGTACGTGGATTAACGGTGAAAAATACTAAATTGGCTGGATCAATATTATCAAAGGAGTGGATTATAACTTATGCCGTTATTCAAACACGAAGGAATTGATTTTAACTATGAAATACAAGGAGAAGGTATCCCCTTTTTGTTTCTTCATGGACTAGGTGATAATTTAAAATTTGCTTTTGAAACATTTAATAATGATGAAAAAATCCAATTAATTTCATTGGATCAAAGAGGTCATGGGAAAAGCGGACATGATTCCAGAAAACTTAGCTACGAAAGATTGGCAAGTGATGCATTAGCGTTAATGGATTATTTAGGAATACAGCGTTTTTATATCGGAGGATTATCTATGGGGGCTGGTGTGGCAGTGAATTTGGCAGTCCATGCGGAAAATAAAGTGATGGGACTTATATTACTTAGGAGTTCTGCGACAGATGAGCCGATGAAAAAAGAAGTGATAGAATGGTTTAGTACCGTAAGTATGTATTTACCTAAAAAAAATGGCTCACAGTTATTTGAGCAAGATCCAATATTTCCATCGATAAAAGATACCTATCCTAAAGCAATTGATACTTTTAAGCGATATTTTGAAGATGACGCCTCTGTTAATTACTATAAAAAATTTATCGACATTCCTAGAGATAGACCAATAAAATGCAAAAGCGAATTAACTAATTTAACGATTCCCACACTTATACTTGCAAATAACTATGATGTGATTCACCCAATAGAATACAGTTTATTTTATGCACGTAATATGAAAAAGGCCAGTTATTATGAACTCACCCCTAAGACTGTTGATGCAGAGAAACATAAAATCGAAATAGATACCTATATAAATACATTCATCCTAAGCAACTCAAAAAAGTAATCTACAATTCCATAGAAATAAAAAAGCAGCAATCTTGTATATGCCATTGTTGGAAATGGCTTTATACAAAGATTTCTGCTTATTTGTTATTTTACAGGTGGCGTAGAAACAATCGCTGTGATTTGGCCAGTTATTTCCCAAGATTTCACTTCATTTGGTAAAACGAAATGATCCCCTTTTTTAATAGCCTGTTCGTTGCCATCAATCGTAAGAACCGCTTCCCCATCTAAAATACTCACTAACGTGTAAGGCGCTTTGGCTACGAATTCAGCCTTGCCATCCACATCCCATTTATAAACGCTAAAAAAGTCATTCGAAACAAAAGTCGTTTCTGTCAAACCGCCACGAGTTTCAGTATGAATATCTAACTTCGCATCCACATGTGGTGCAGTCGTAACGTCAATAGCTTTATCTAAATGAAGTTCGCGCAAGTTTCCTTCTGCGTCTTTACGATCATAGTCATATACACGATAAGTAGTATCAGAGCTTTGTTGTGTTTCAAGCACTAACGTCCCTGTGCCTAACGCATGAATTGTACCACTTGGAACATAATAAAATTCACCTGGTTTAATCGCCACTTTACGAAGCAATTTATCCCATTCGCCGTTTTTTGCCCAAGTAGCGAATTCTTCTTTGCTAGCTGCTTTGTGTCCGTATATTAATTCCGCACCAGGAGCGCAGTCAATAATATACCAGCATTCTGTTTTGCCAAGTTCCCCGTTTTCATGCACTTTCGCATATTCATCATTTGGATGAACTTGTACAGAAAGGTCCGTATTCGCATCCAAAATTTTCGTTAATAGTGGGAAAACTGCTTCTTTCGGATTACCAAAAAGCGCGGGATTTTCTTGCCATAATTCAGCTAATGTTTTGCCTTTATATTCGCCATTTTTGATTACGGAAGGACCATTCGGATGAGCGGAAATCGCCCAGTCTTCTCCAGTTGTATCAGACGGGATATCGTAACCAAAATAATCATGTAATTTCGTTCCACCCCAAATTCGGTCTTGAAAAACAGGGTTTAAAAATAATGCTTCTGTCATTATAAAATTACCTCCATTCCAGCGTTTTTGCTGGGTTTTGTCAATTAAAAGTATATACTAATAATGGCGAAGATGCTAGTTATTTCCCGCCTAAAAAACCTCTTTCTTTTATTTGTTCGGTTAAATTTGGGTAATAAGGTCTGTCATAAAATTTGGCTAACCGTTCGGTATAAGAAACAAAGCCTTCTCGCTCTGAAAACGGAATAATCTCTTGGTCATATGCTTCTAGTAAAGGCATGACATCTGTTTGGTACGTCTCTTCAAAATAAACTGCTTCTTTTGGTAAACGAGGTTTTACAGGCGCTTCGACATCCGGAACGCCAATACAAAGTCCGACAACCGGCATGACGAATTCTGGTAAATTTAGAAATCCAGCGGTTGCCGTAATATTTCTACGCAAGCCGCCAATACAAATCGTCCCGTAATCAAGCGACTCAGCAGCTGTTAAAGCATTTTGCATACAAAGCCCGATGTCTGTTGCCGCAACCATTAGTAAATCTTCTTCCCCAGCAATTTGGAAACTTTTACCGTGCATGTCACTCGCAACTTTTACACGGTGAAAATCTGCCACAAAACAAAGAAAAACAGAACATTCTGCTATGTAAGGTTGATTTCCGCAAAGTTCGGCCATTTTATTTTTACGTTCTTGGTCTTTAATCGCAATAATGGAATAGTGTTGACCGTTAATCCACGACGGGGCCGCTTGAGCTGCTCGGATAATCGCATCTAGTTTTTCTTCCGGAATCTCGACCCCTTTTTTATATTTACGAAAAGAGCGATGATTTCTTAGCAAAGTTAATACGTCATTCATCTTTATGCCTCCTAGATTTATCATTTAGTTAAAGTATAGCTTGTTTTTAAGCAATTGTTAATGTTTTCTCTTGTATTTCTGCCAGATATTTTCTACACTTAAAGAAAAAGAGGTGAAAAGATGTGCGCCAACAACAAATAGATTTTAAATGGCTTGAAGAAAACTTCCTGACTGCGAATGAAGCCGCGACTTACTTAGGCATATCTAAGCAAGCACTCCTTTCCTTAGCGAAACGCGATGTACTTCCCTTTACGAAAAAAGGAAATATGGTTCTTTTCCACCGAATGGACATTGAACTTCGGCTTGAAAAACAACAAAGCTTGCGCGAAAAATACCGTCCATTTGAAACATGAATTTCACAAACAGCGAAACGGACGAACTACTTTCCATATGTTACACTTTAGTTAGTGATATTCTAAACAAGGAGTGATACATAATGAATGAAGCAGTAAAAACGTTAGACGGTTGGTTTTGTTTACATGATTTTCGTTCGATTGATTGGGCTGCATGGCGTGAATTAAATCCAGGTAATCAGGAACTTATGTTAAATGAACTAAGCCATTTTTTAAGCGATATGGAAATTACTAAAAATATCGGTGAAGGAGAACATACCATTTACAGCATTCTTGGTCAAAAAGCAGATTTAGTATTCTTCACTTTGCGTGATTCCCTTGAAGCGCTAAATGAAGTCGAAAATCGTTTTAATAAATTAGCGATTGCCGATTACTTATTACCAACTTATTCCTATATATCTGTGGTGGAACTGAGCAACTATCTTGCGTCTCACATGGCTGGCGGTGACGATCCTTATCAAAATAAAGGTGTTCGCGCGAGACTCTATCCTGCACTTCCGCCTAAAAAGCATATTTGTTTCTACCCAATGAGTAAAAAAAGGGATGGCGCTGATAATTGGTACATGCTTCCAATGGAAGAACGCCAACAACTTATTCGCGACCACGGCTTGATTGGCAGAAGCTATGCTGGCAAAGTACAACAAATCATTGGTGGCTCCATTGGATTTGATGATTATGAATGGGGCGTCACTTTGTTCTCTGATGATGCACTGGAGTTCAAACGCATCGTAACGGAAATGCGCTTTGATGAAGCAAGTGCTCGTTATGCCGAATTTGGCTCTTTCTTTATTGGAAACCTGTTACTATCCGAGCAACTTTCTAAATTATTTACTATTTAATATAAGTAAAAACTGGAATTCAATCTAACAAATGACTGATTTTGTTAGCTGGATTCCAGTTTTTTTATTTCACTAAACTAACAATTTTGTAAGGATATCTACCATAAATGTCATTTGATACGATGGAACGAGTCCTATATACACGATAGAATGATACATATACTAACCGAATCTAGTTTTATAAGGAGAGAAAATAATGGAGACAGTTTTACAAGCAAAAAATGTGAGAAAAATATACGGTAGCAAGGGAAATGTCTACACTGCACTAGAAAATATCAGTATCGATATTAAAGAAGGTGAATTTACTGGAATTATGGGACCATCTGGGGCTGGTAAATCCACGTTACTAAATGTCTTATCTACTATTGATAAACCGACTTCTGGTCAGATTGTGATTTCCGGACAAGAACTCGAAAACATGAATGAACAACAAATGTCCACTTTCCGACGTGACAAACTAGGTTTTATATTCCAAGATTACAACTTACTAGACACATTAACTATCCGTGAAAATATTATCCTTCCCCTCGCACTAGCGAAACGCCCAGTAAAAGAAATGGAAGAGAAATTAGCAATTATCAGTGAAAAATTCGGTATTACAGAAATCCTTGATAAATATCCAAGCGAGATTTCAGGTGGTCAAAAGCAACGTACTGCAGCTTCCAGAGCAATTATTACATCCCCAAGTTTAATTTTTGCCGATGAGCCAACCGGTGCACTTGATTCTAAATCAGCTACCAATTTACTTGAAAGCCTACGTGACTTAAATGAACAAGATAAATCAACGATCATGATGGTAACACATGATGCTTTTGCAGCAAGTTTCTGTAAACGAATTTTATTTATTAAAGACGGAGAATTATACACAGAAATCTATCGTGGAACTAAAACGCGTAAGGAGTTCTTCCAAAAAATTCTAGACGTCCTTGCAAAACTGGGGGGCGACTCAGATGACGTTATTTGATTTAGCTAAGAAAAATATTCGACATAATTTTGTCCATTACTTTTTATATTTTGCATCTATGATTTTCAGTATTATGATTTATTTTACATTCCTTGTTCTTTCGAAAGATCCATCTGTTGTAGCTAGAATTGACCAATCGGCTAAATTATCTACTGCATTTTCAAGCTCATCAGTCATTCTACTTATTTTTGTAGCGATTTTTATCCTTTATTCCAATAATTTCTTTACCCGAAAAAGAAAAAAAGAAATTGGTCTTTATTCTTTACTCGGCCTTCGTAAAAAAGAAATTGGTCGCATGTTGTTTTATGAAAATTTTATTATGGGACTTGGCGCATTAATCATCGGTATTATTGCCGGTACATTACTTTCCAAGCTTTTTGTAACCATTTTACTTAACTTAATTAATCTTGATAGTATTGGTGGTTTTGCCTTTTCATGGGCAGCAGTAATACAAACGAGTATTGTCTTTATTATCATCACGTTATTTACATCGTTTACTGGTTACCGTATTATTTACCGCACCACTTTACTTGATTTATTCCACTCAGAATCAAAACGCGAAAAAAGTCCAAAACCTTCTTTCATCTTAGCGTTACTTTCGATTTTATTAATTGGTTTAGGCTATTTTATCGCTGGACAACCACTTGATTCTAAAGGCTCTATTTGGGCACAACTTGGCTTTTCTATTGGGGCACTAGTTATTTTAGCTTCGGTAATCATTGGTACTGCACTTTTCATTACCTTTTTCTTACCGTACCTACTAACAAAACTTAGAAATAACAAACGTATTTTCTATAAAGGTAGTAATATTATCTCGACCTCGCAATTAGCCTTTAGAATATCATCCAATGCGAAAACCTTGATCATTATTTCTATTTTAAGTGCAACAACCCTTTCTGCTATAGGTACAATAAGCAGTGTGTATTATCAAGCAAATACGTCCGCAAGCACGTCCGCTCCATCTAGCTTTGAATATGAAATACCTAAAGATAGTGAAACAAACAATAAAATCATCGAAACTGCAGAAAGTGACCCTGATCATCCAGTAGAGTTTAAACAAAAAAGCACTTACTATATCGTTAAAGCAGAGGGAGCTCGTCCAGACTTTGTAGAATACGATATAAACGAGGGTTTTCCAGTTATTTCCGAATCTGATTATAATTCTCTCGTAAAAGAACAAGGAACACCTGAAAAAGCAGCTAACCTCAAAGGAAACGAAGCACAAATGGTACTAACTATTACTTATGATGAGGATGCTCAAAAAGAAATGGTTGGTGAAAAATTCACACTTGCTTCGCCGGATAAACCAAATATTAAGATTAAATCTGTCGTTCAAAACTCACCAATAAGTACTATTCCAGGCTTGCTCGTACTTCCAGACAGCCAAGTAGCTAAGATAGCAGCAGATTCTTCAATTGCTGCTCACAGTGTCGAATCCATTTCAGTTAAAGATGCGAAACAAGCACAAGCATTAGATAAGAAGATGCGTGCTGTTATTCCAAAAGATACGAATTTCATTTCTTATACTAAGATGTACCAAGAAATTATTACTGTCACTGGAGTTCTTCTCTTTATCGGTATGTTCATTGGTTTTGTGTTCTTAGCAGCAACAGGAAGCATTATCTACTTCAAGCAGCTAACAGAAGCGTATAACGATATTGGTACTTTTGATATCTTGAAAAAAATTGGTCTTACACGTAGAGACATTCGTAAAGTCCTTGCTAAACAGCTATTAGTTGTATTCTTAATTCCGCTAATCATTGGTATCGCCCATAGTAGTTTTGCACTTCTCGGACTTTCACATATGTTAGCACTTGATTTAACTTTGCCAGTTGTTATTTCTACTGGAGTTTATACATTAATGT of Listeria monocytogenes contains these proteins:
- the nagA gene encoding N-acetylglucosamine-6-phosphate deacetylase — translated: MTIIKNVKVCKDNELIDMSVVTEGHLIKEVLPKNKIIAEEYSEEAIFDGNGGLLIPGMIDVHIHGAKNYDMMDGSTESIQAVSMACAETGCTSFLVTSVSSSLEDLIQMIRQTKKVIGKEKGAKIAGIHLEGPYLNIEKKGMQNPAHLRHPDLKEMKKIFDEADGLIKMVTIAPELPGGIELIDFLKKRGVVVAIAHSNATYEEAQDAFEKGASHITHCFNAMPAIHHRAPGLVAAALENDSISVQAIVDGVHLHPGIVRLIHKIKGPDKMVLTTDALQAMGVGDGEYIFGGHQVTVTEGVARLQDGTLASSTVTMNKSLRLSNEFGINLQDTIQMATSTPADILGMKNLGRIEKGYSADLVLLDKKFEVLSTWINGEKY
- a CDS encoding alpha/beta fold hydrolase, which produces MPLFKHEGIDFNYEIQGEGIPFLFLHGLGDNLKFAFETFNNDEKIQLISLDQRGHGKSGHDSRKLSYERLASDALALMDYLGIQRFYIGGLSMGAGVAVNLAVHAENKVMGLILLRSSATDEPMKKEVIEWFSTVSMYLPKKNGSQLFEQDPIFPSIKDTYPKAIDTFKRYFEDDASVNYYKKFIDIPRDRPIKCKSELTNLTIPTLILANNYDVIHPIEYSLFYARNMKKASYYELTPKTVDAEKHKIEIDTYINTFILSNSKK
- the manA gene encoding mannose-6-phosphate isomerase, class I; this encodes MTEALFLNPVFQDRIWGGTKLHDYFGYDIPSDTTGEDWAISAHPNGPSVIKNGEYKGKTLAELWQENPALFGNPKEAVFPLLTKILDANTDLSVQVHPNDEYAKVHENGELGKTECWYIIDCAPGAELIYGHKAASKEEFATWAKNGEWDKLLRKVAIKPGEFYYVPSGTIHALGTGTLVLETQQSSDTTYRVYDYDRKDAEGNLRELHLDKAIDVTTAPHVDAKLDIHTETRGGLTETTFVSNDFFSVYKWDVDGKAEFVAKAPYTLVSILDGEAVLTIDGNEQAIKKGDHFVLPNEVKSWEITGQITAIVSTPPVK
- a CDS encoding NADPH-dependent oxidoreductase; this encodes MNDVLTLLRNHRSFRKYKKGVEIPEEKLDAIIRAAQAAPSWINGQHYSIIAIKDQERKNKMAELCGNQPYIAECSVFLCFVADFHRVKVASDMHGKSFQIAGEEDLLMVAATDIGLCMQNALTAAESLDYGTICIGGLRRNITATAGFLNLPEFVMPVVGLCIGVPDVEAPVKPRLPKEAVYFEETYQTDVMPLLEAYDQEIIPFSEREGFVSYTERLAKFYDRPYYPNLTEQIKERGFLGGK
- a CDS encoding helix-turn-helix domain-containing protein, with translation MRQQQIDFKWLEENFLTANEAATYLGISKQALLSLAKRDVLPFTKKGNMVLFHRMDIELRLEKQQSLREKYRPFET
- the hemQ gene encoding hydrogen peroxide-dependent heme synthase, which gives rise to MNEAVKTLDGWFCLHDFRSIDWAAWRELNPGNQELMLNELSHFLSDMEITKNIGEGEHTIYSILGQKADLVFFTLRDSLEALNEVENRFNKLAIADYLLPTYSYISVVELSNYLASHMAGGDDPYQNKGVRARLYPALPPKKHICFYPMSKKRDGADNWYMLPMEERQQLIRDHGLIGRSYAGKVQQIIGGSIGFDDYEWGVTLFSDDALEFKRIVTEMRFDEASARYAEFGSFFIGNLLLSEQLSKLFTI
- a CDS encoding ABC transporter ATP-binding protein; the encoded protein is METVLQAKNVRKIYGSKGNVYTALENISIDIKEGEFTGIMGPSGAGKSTLLNVLSTIDKPTSGQIVISGQELENMNEQQMSTFRRDKLGFIFQDYNLLDTLTIRENIILPLALAKRPVKEMEEKLAIISEKFGITEILDKYPSEISGGQKQRTAASRAIITSPSLIFADEPTGALDSKSATNLLESLRDLNEQDKSTIMMVTHDAFAASFCKRILFIKDGELYTEIYRGTKTRKEFFQKILDVLAKLGGDSDDVI
- a CDS encoding ABC transporter permease, which codes for MTLFDLAKKNIRHNFVHYFLYFASMIFSIMIYFTFLVLSKDPSVVARIDQSAKLSTAFSSSSVILLIFVAIFILYSNNFFTRKRKKEIGLYSLLGLRKKEIGRMLFYENFIMGLGALIIGIIAGTLLSKLFVTILLNLINLDSIGGFAFSWAAVIQTSIVFIIITLFTSFTGYRIIYRTTLLDLFHSESKREKSPKPSFILALLSILLIGLGYFIAGQPLDSKGSIWAQLGFSIGALVILASVIIGTALFITFFLPYLLTKLRNNKRIFYKGSNIISTSQLAFRISSNAKTLIIISILSATTLSAIGTISSVYYQANTSASTSAPSSFEYEIPKDSETNNKIIETAESDPDHPVEFKQKSTYYIVKAEGARPDFVEYDINEGFPVISESDYNSLVKEQGTPEKAANLKGNEAQMVLTITYDEDAQKEMVGEKFTLASPDKPNIKIKSVVQNSPISTIPGLLVLPDSQVAKIAADSSIAAHSVESISVKDAKQAQALDKKMRAVIPKDTNFISYTKMYQEIITVTGVLLFIGMFIGFVFLAATGSIIYFKQLTEAYNDIGTFDILKKIGLTRRDIRKVLAKQLLVVFLIPLIIGIAHSSFALLGLSHMLALDLTLPVVISTGVYTLMYIVYYFVTLNSYTNIVFGKK